Proteins from a genomic interval of Mustela lutreola isolate mMusLut2 chromosome 4, mMusLut2.pri, whole genome shotgun sequence:
- the LOC131829382 gene encoding tissue factor pathway inhibitor 2-like isoform X3: MDFITDLGVTLVWLVLLMSGRGVNAQSSPEGNNADICLLPPDEGICRALFRRYYYDRLTQTCRQFFYGGCEGNANNFRTLEDCNEACWRIDKVPHRCRLEVSKGQCGVRTGKYFFNLSSMTCEKFISGECPNNKNSFPDKDTCMAYCAPKKSPSFCYSPKDGGECSGNVTRYYFNPRHKACEAFTYTGCGGNDNNFDNIEDCTRVCLKGTMEVRK, translated from the exons ATGGACTTTATCACCGACTTAGGGGTTACACTTGTGTGGTTGGTCCTGTTGATGAGCGGGCGGGGAGTCAATGCTCAGAGCTCTCCAG aAGGAAACAATGCCGACATCTGCCTCCTACCCCCTGACGAGGGGATCTGCCGAGCCCTGTTTCGCCGTTACTACTATGACAGGTTGACACAGACCTGCCGCCAGTTCTTCTATGGAGGCTGCGAGGGCAATGCCAACAATTTCAGAACTTTGGAGGACTGCAATGAAGCTTGCTGGAGGATAGACA AAGTTCCTCATAGATGCAGGTTGGAAGTCAGTAAGGGGCAGTGTGGAGTACGCACAGGAAAGTACTTCTTCAACCTAAGTTCCATGACATGTGAAAAATTCATATCTGGCGAGTGTCCCAACAATAAGAACAGTTTCCCGGACAAGGATACTTGTATGGCCTACTGTGCACCAAAGAAaa GTCCATCATTTTGCTACAGTCCAAAAGATGGGGGCGAATGCTCTGGTAATGTAACTCGCTATTATTTTAATCCAAGACACAAAGCCTGTGAGGCCTTCACCTATACTGGCTGTGGAGGGAATGACAATAACTTTGATAACATAGAGGACTGCACACGTGTTTGCCTAAAAG GAACTATGGAAGTCAGAAAATGA
- the LOC131829382 gene encoding tissue factor pathway inhibitor 2-like isoform X1 — MDFITDLGVTLVWLVLLMSGRGVNAQSSPEGNNADICLLPPDEGICRALFRRYYYDRLTQTCRQFFYGGCEGNANNFRTLEDCNEACWRIDKVPHRCRLEVSKGQCGVRTGKYFFNLSSMTCEKFISGECPNNKNSFPDKDTCMAYCAPKKSPSFCYSPKDGGECSGNVTRYYFNPRHKACEAFTYTGCGGNDNNFDNIEDCTRVCLKERKKEKNEKIPDTILPMEDN, encoded by the exons ATGGACTTTATCACCGACTTAGGGGTTACACTTGTGTGGTTGGTCCTGTTGATGAGCGGGCGGGGAGTCAATGCTCAGAGCTCTCCAG aAGGAAACAATGCCGACATCTGCCTCCTACCCCCTGACGAGGGGATCTGCCGAGCCCTGTTTCGCCGTTACTACTATGACAGGTTGACACAGACCTGCCGCCAGTTCTTCTATGGAGGCTGCGAGGGCAATGCCAACAATTTCAGAACTTTGGAGGACTGCAATGAAGCTTGCTGGAGGATAGACA AAGTTCCTCATAGATGCAGGTTGGAAGTCAGTAAGGGGCAGTGTGGAGTACGCACAGGAAAGTACTTCTTCAACCTAAGTTCCATGACATGTGAAAAATTCATATCTGGCGAGTGTCCCAACAATAAGAACAGTTTCCCGGACAAGGATACTTGTATGGCCTACTGTGCACCAAAGAAaa GTCCATCATTTTGCTACAGTCCAAAAGATGGGGGCGAATGCTCTGGTAATGTAACTCGCTATTATTTTAATCCAAGACACAAAGCCTGTGAGGCCTTCACCTATACTGGCTGTGGAGGGAATGACAATAACTTTGATAACATAGAGGACTGCACACGTGTTTGCCTAAAAG aaagaaagaaggaaaagaatgagaagataCCCGACACTATTTTGCCCATGGAAGATAACTAA
- the LOC131829382 gene encoding tissue factor pathway inhibitor 2-like isoform X2, with translation MDFITDLGVTLVWLVLLMSGRGVNAQSSPEGNNADICLLPPDEGICRALFRRYYYDRLTQTCRQFFYGGCEGNANNFRTLEDCNEACWRIDKVPHRCRLEVSKGQCGVRTGKYFFNLSSMTCEKFISGECPNNKNSFPDKDTCMAYCAPKKSPSFCYSPKDGGECSGNVTRYYFNPRHKACEAFTYTGCGGNDNNFDNIEDCTRVCLKARKKEGKE, from the exons ATGGACTTTATCACCGACTTAGGGGTTACACTTGTGTGGTTGGTCCTGTTGATGAGCGGGCGGGGAGTCAATGCTCAGAGCTCTCCAG aAGGAAACAATGCCGACATCTGCCTCCTACCCCCTGACGAGGGGATCTGCCGAGCCCTGTTTCGCCGTTACTACTATGACAGGTTGACACAGACCTGCCGCCAGTTCTTCTATGGAGGCTGCGAGGGCAATGCCAACAATTTCAGAACTTTGGAGGACTGCAATGAAGCTTGCTGGAGGATAGACA AAGTTCCTCATAGATGCAGGTTGGAAGTCAGTAAGGGGCAGTGTGGAGTACGCACAGGAAAGTACTTCTTCAACCTAAGTTCCATGACATGTGAAAAATTCATATCTGGCGAGTGTCCCAACAATAAGAACAGTTTCCCGGACAAGGATACTTGTATGGCCTACTGTGCACCAAAGAAaa GTCCATCATTTTGCTACAGTCCAAAAGATGGGGGCGAATGCTCTGGTAATGTAACTCGCTATTATTTTAATCCAAGACACAAAGCCTGTGAGGCCTTCACCTATACTGGCTGTGGAGGGAATGACAATAACTTTGATAACATAGAGGACTGCACACGTGTTTGCCTAAAAG ctagaaagaaagaaggaaaagaatga